Proteins encoded within one genomic window of Anaerolineae bacterium:
- the rsmI gene encoding 16S rRNA (cytidine(1402)-2'-O)-methyltransferase, which translates to MGSLFVVGTPIGNLGDVTLRALDTLRQVSLIAAEDTRTTRKLLSHYDIHTPLISYYEHNRLQRLDQILGALAEGDVALVSESGTPSISDPGYHLVRAAIEAGFRVTPVPGPSAAIAALAASGLPTDSFTFAGFPPRQRNRRRERLERLAWLEHTLVLYEAPHRLEESLADLLDLLGDRRVCVARELTKVHEEFWRGTLEEATERFRGQQRGEFTIVIEGRSEETWSREAVVKALISLREQGLGPAEAAREVAAKAGWPRGEVYRLGVAVHRHESGADAVTPASEESDGA; encoded by the coding sequence TTGGGGAGCTTGTTCGTGGTGGGCACGCCCATCGGCAACCTGGGCGACGTCACCCTACGAGCCCTGGACACGCTCCGACAAGTCTCTCTCATCGCCGCCGAGGACACGCGCACTACCCGTAAGCTGCTTAGCCACTACGACATACACACCCCCCTGATCTCGTACTACGAGCACAATCGCCTACAGCGGCTAGATCAGATACTGGGCGCTCTGGCAGAGGGTGACGTGGCCCTTGTCAGCGAGAGCGGCACCCCGAGCATCTCCGACCCTGGATACCACCTCGTCCGGGCCGCCATCGAGGCTGGCTTCCGGGTGACGCCAGTCCCCGGCCCCAGTGCCGCCATCGCTGCCCTGGCCGCCTCCGGCCTGCCTACCGACTCCTTCACCTTCGCTGGCTTCCCTCCCCGTCAACGCAACCGCCGCCGGGAGCGCCTGGAGAGACTGGCCTGGTTGGAGCACACCCTCGTCCTATACGAGGCGCCCCATCGGCTGGAGGAAAGCCTCGCCGACTTGCTTGATCTGCTGGGCGACCGCCGCGTCTGTGTGGCTCGGGAGCTGACCAAGGTGCATGAGGAGTTCTGGCGTGGTACGCTGGAGGAGGCCACCGAGCGATTTCGCGGCCAGCAACGGGGCGAGTTCACCATCGTAATCGAGGGCCGCAGCGAGGAGACCTGGAGCCGCGAAGCGGTCGTGAAGGCACTGATCTCGCTGCGTGAGCAGGGATTGGGCCCGGCCGAGGCGGCTCGAGAAGTGGCCGCGAAAGCCGGCTGGCCTCGAGGCGAGGTGTACCGCTTGGGTGTAGCCGTACACCGACATGAGAGCGGCGCAGATGCGGTCACCCCAGCATCGGAGGAGTCAGATGGAGCTTGA